Proteins from a single region of Desulfosporosinus sp. Sb-LF:
- a CDS encoding peptidoglycan recognition family protein, with translation MDWQKIVIHHTASPTEVRRSGSIVPVDAAMIREWHKTKGWSDIGYHFVIMPDGRCEEGRPLYRPGAHCNVGHRNFIGIGVCLVGNFSETEVPDAQLSGLVTKIVQLMEAFKLGIEAVELHRDVSGATTECPGRYFPTDSLMKELEESFR, from the coding sequence ATGGATTGGCAAAAGATCGTCATTCACCACACAGCAAGTCCCACAGAAGTGCGTCGTTCCGGAAGTATCGTTCCAGTCGACGCAGCCATGATTCGGGAGTGGCATAAAACCAAGGGTTGGAGCGATATCGGCTATCACTTCGTGATTATGCCAGATGGTCGTTGTGAAGAAGGAAGACCCTTATACCGACCAGGAGCCCATTGCAACGTAGGGCATCGTAATTTTATTGGAATCGGAGTTTGTCTAGTAGGGAATTTCAGCGAGACAGAAGTTCCGGATGCTCAACTCAGCGGTCTAGTAACTAAAATAGTTCAACTTATGGAGGCCTTTAAGCTAGGTATTGAGGCCGTTGAACTGCACCGAGACGTATCTGGAGCTACCACAGAATGCCCCGGACGGTACTTCCCGACAGATAGTTTGATGAAGGAGTTGGAAGAGAGTTTTCGTTGA
- a CDS encoding YvrJ family protein → MEDMLKLVGNFGFPIVVSAYLLVRIEGKLNELSSSITELAKAVAILRA, encoded by the coding sequence ATGGAAGATATGTTGAAACTCGTGGGTAATTTTGGCTTTCCGATCGTGGTGAGCGCCTATTTACTGGTGCGGATCGAAGGAAAACTCAACGAACTTTCCTCGAGCATTACGGAACTTGCCAAGGCTGTTGCCATCCTAAGAGCTTAA
- a CDS encoding glycosyltransferase: protein MRQLLSKLKLIAIRFYYSHVPVFKTLTEGNGIVVSITSYPARFDKIYSSLNSAFRQSVRPEKIVLYLDEDVDKVALPKKVLKLQKKGLVILNRPENIKPHKKYYYALQEYRDKLVVTFDDDMIYRTDTIELLMAKHKQYPNCVVSRRVHRIITDAQGKVAKYSDWEFECNTIVEPSHNVCALGIGGVLYPAQIFPEETFDLSLIKKLSLTNDDIWLKGIEVISNIPVVKTDSTKQYPWPVEDTQENALMNLNYFGENNDICMSNVCNYFKINFN from the coding sequence ATGCGTCAATTATTATCAAAGCTTAAATTGATTGCGATTCGATTTTATTATTCTCATGTACCTGTTTTTAAAACATTAACAGAGGGAAACGGTATAGTGGTATCAATAACGAGTTATCCAGCCAGATTTGATAAGATTTACTCTAGCCTGAACAGTGCATTTAGGCAAAGTGTGCGGCCGGAAAAAATAGTACTATATTTGGACGAGGATGTGGACAAAGTTGCACTTCCCAAAAAGGTTTTAAAGCTTCAGAAAAAGGGCCTCGTTATTTTAAATAGACCAGAGAATATCAAGCCTCATAAGAAATATTACTATGCTTTGCAGGAATATCGGGACAAATTGGTTGTTACTTTTGATGATGATATGATTTACAGAACTGATACAATTGAATTACTTATGGCTAAGCATAAGCAATATCCCAATTGTGTTGTATCTAGAAGAGTACATCGAATTATTACAGACGCTCAAGGAAAGGTAGCTAAGTATAGTGATTGGGAATTTGAATGTAATACAATTGTTGAACCCTCACATAATGTATGCGCGTTGGGAATTGGTGGAGTTCTTTATCCAGCACAAATTTTTCCCGAAGAAACATTTGATTTATCTTTAATCAAGAAATTATCACTTACAAATGATGATATTTGGCTAAAAGGAATTGAAGTTATTTCTAATATTCCAGTTGTGAAAACTGATTCTACGAAGCAGTATCCATGGCCAGTTGAAGACACTCAAGAAAATGCCTTAATGAATCTTAATTATTTTGGAGAGAACAACGATATATGTATGAGTAATGTGTGTAACTATTTCAAGATTAATTTTAACTAA
- a CDS encoding oligosaccharide flippase family protein → MKENSFIKHFMVIGAGTLITMFMGLLTTPIITRIITPEDYGQLSIFNMYTSIAIMVLCLGLDQSLVRYYYSEKDLKYRSGLLFKCVVVPVLSTVAISVIVIILSVFHIIEFEFAPKVIVLLCIHILFQLIYRFSVLVVRLEYKSKLFSLLNILSKSVYVGLALPLMFFIKIDYFLSLILATVTAGLLCLLFSIFWQKDVWNFRNCTTQISVSFKSLVQYGWPFIISMGMTQLFQAVDKISLNYFCTYKEVGIYSSALSLVNIFAIIQSTFNSLWAPMAVEHYENDKEDCKFYQQVNQYITIVMFGIGFSLILVKDLLVLLLGSEFREAAYILPFLIFNPIMYTISETTVSGIVFMKKSKMQIVIGAISCLVNFVGNSFLVPVYGYKGAAISTGISYIVFFTLRTLISNRYFYIDFALTRFYIMTVIAVLYAWYNTFYQFGVISVVLYVICVSILLLLYRRCASSGATYLYKMIIETLKIKKLKGEDNEK, encoded by the coding sequence ATGAAAGAGAACAGTTTTATTAAGCATTTTATGGTGATTGGTGCTGGCACACTAATCACCATGTTTATGGGGTTATTGACAACACCAATTATCACAAGAATCATTACCCCGGAGGATTATGGTCAGCTTTCCATTTTTAATATGTATACGAGTATCGCGATAATGGTGCTTTGCCTTGGTTTGGATCAATCATTAGTCAGATACTACTATTCTGAAAAAGACTTGAAGTATAGAAGTGGGTTGTTGTTCAAATGTGTTGTTGTACCGGTACTCTCCACAGTGGCAATTAGTGTCATTGTGATTATATTATCTGTGTTCCACATTATTGAATTTGAATTTGCACCAAAGGTAATAGTTCTGTTGTGTATCCATATTTTATTCCAGCTTATTTATCGTTTCAGTGTTTTAGTTGTCAGACTGGAATATAAATCAAAACTGTTTTCACTTTTGAATATTTTGTCAAAATCTGTTTATGTAGGATTGGCTCTTCCACTAATGTTCTTTATAAAGATCGACTATTTTCTCTCCCTCATTCTTGCAACGGTGACTGCAGGGTTGCTTTGCCTGCTCTTTAGTATTTTTTGGCAGAAGGATGTATGGAATTTTCGAAATTGCACAACCCAAATTTCAGTTTCATTTAAAAGTTTGGTTCAATACGGTTGGCCATTTATCATTTCAATGGGCATGACTCAGCTGTTTCAAGCTGTGGACAAAATCTCTCTGAATTATTTCTGTACGTACAAAGAAGTTGGAATATATTCCAGTGCTCTGTCACTTGTTAATATTTTCGCAATTATTCAGTCTACTTTTAATTCATTGTGGGCTCCTATGGCTGTAGAGCATTATGAAAATGATAAAGAAGACTGCAAGTTTTATCAACAGGTTAATCAGTACATCACAATCGTGATGTTTGGGATTGGTTTCTCCCTGATTCTAGTGAAAGACTTGCTTGTGTTATTGCTCGGCTCAGAATTTAGAGAGGCTGCCTACATTCTACCTTTTCTGATTTTCAATCCAATCATGTATACGATTTCGGAGACAACAGTGTCTGGAATAGTATTTATGAAGAAAAGCAAAATGCAGATTGTAATCGGTGCAATTTCCTGCTTAGTAAATTTTGTGGGAAATTCTTTTCTGGTTCCGGTTTATGGATACAAAGGGGCGGCGATTTCAACTGGCATTTCCTATATAGTGTTTTTCACACTCAGGACGCTTATCTCAAACAGATACTTTTATATTGATTTTGCATTGACAAGATTTTATATTATGACGGTCATTGCGGTTCTTTATGCGTGGTATAATACTTTTTATCAATTTGGTGTTATTTCTGTTGTACTGTATGTAATTTGCGTCTCAATTTTACTACTGTTGTATAGAAGATGTGCGAGCTCTGGAGCCACTTATCTATATAAAATGATTATAGAAACATTAAAAATAAAGAAATTGAAGGGTGAAGATAATGAAAAATAA
- a CDS encoding ImmA/IrrE family metallo-endopeptidase, whose product MNSKFGRKQKGYFFQQSRIKIIVINSSLPEDLQRIICAHELGHALLHKDLAAKNTLNDFALFDTVAKPEFEANLFAAELLISDNAVIEGLNDDLSFFGVASALYAPAELLDLKFRILKHKGYRLEAPIHARGDFLRH is encoded by the coding sequence ATCAACAGTAAGTTTGGACGAAAACAAAAGGGGTACTTCTTCCAGCAATCGCGCATTAAGATCATCGTCATTAATTCTTCGCTTCCTGAAGATCTACAACGAATTATCTGCGCCCATGAGTTAGGTCATGCTCTTCTTCATAAAGATCTTGCAGCCAAAAATACGCTCAATGATTTCGCCTTGTTTGACACCGTAGCTAAGCCGGAATTCGAGGCTAACCTCTTCGCTGCGGAACTTCTTATTAGCGACAATGCGGTGATCGAAGGATTAAACGACGATTTGTCTTTTTTTGGCGTTGCCAGTGCTCTGTATGCCCCAGCTGAGCTCCTTGATCTCAAGTTTCGCATTTTGAAACACAAGGGGTATCGCCTAGAAGCCCCAATCCATGCACGTGGAGATTTTTTGAGACATTAA
- a CDS encoding VanW family protein codes for MEEDASPAELSRSQGFLKRHKILLIILSTGIILFGVLTLTLVLYTQDRGQIAKGVILEIPLGQLPIEEAHSKLKQLRNETYKRPVQFISGDKKFNISMEELGFTYSYDEPLRQASLIGREGTLFNKAISKYKASFGITFKPDYHWNDQVLTEALTKHLSTLNIPAEDAHFSINSDNSLQIILEKPGKQVDINSLITSIKKQALDEAQIISIPFSTVTPSLTKTVLENVKLNKHLSDYTTCFNPNQKERTLNIQLASKALDGLVLKPGGVFSFNNSVGPRTAEAGYQEAIIIEGNKFVPGLGGGVCQVSSTLYNAVLLASPSLNVIERSRHSLPIAYVPPGQDATVAYPTLDFKFRNDSNGYLLIRSSINNNTLLFSLVIFS; via the coding sequence GTGGAAGAGGATGCTAGCCCTGCGGAACTATCAAGAAGCCAAGGTTTTTTAAAACGGCATAAAATCCTACTAATTATCTTAAGTACTGGAATAATCTTATTCGGAGTTCTTACTCTTACACTCGTTTTATATACCCAGGACAGAGGACAAATTGCCAAAGGAGTTATCTTAGAAATCCCTTTGGGACAGCTCCCTATTGAGGAGGCCCATTCGAAACTTAAACAACTGAGAAACGAGACTTATAAACGACCCGTTCAGTTCATATCCGGCGATAAAAAGTTCAATATAAGCATGGAGGAACTTGGTTTCACCTATTCCTATGATGAACCACTTCGACAAGCCTCTCTCATTGGGCGAGAAGGAACCCTCTTTAACAAGGCGATTAGTAAGTACAAAGCAAGCTTTGGAATCACCTTTAAACCTGACTATCACTGGAATGATCAAGTCCTTACGGAGGCATTGACTAAACATCTCTCGACCTTGAACATTCCTGCAGAGGATGCGCACTTTTCCATTAACTCGGATAACTCCCTGCAGATTATCCTAGAAAAACCCGGGAAACAAGTCGATATTAATTCCCTCATCACGAGCATAAAAAAGCAGGCCCTTGATGAGGCCCAAATAATCTCTATTCCCTTCAGCACAGTCACGCCAAGCCTTACGAAAACGGTCCTCGAGAATGTAAAATTGAACAAACACCTAAGTGACTACACCACCTGCTTTAATCCAAACCAGAAAGAACGAACACTCAACATTCAGCTTGCATCCAAAGCCCTCGATGGCTTGGTGTTAAAACCTGGAGGGGTGTTCTCTTTTAACAATTCTGTAGGCCCCAGAACTGCCGAGGCTGGTTACCAGGAAGCCATAATTATTGAAGGGAACAAATTCGTTCCCGGTCTAGGTGGAGGAGTCTGTCAAGTTTCCAGCACCCTTTACAATGCCGTTCTTTTGGCATCTCCATCCCTAAACGTTATCGAACGTTCGCGTCATAGCTTACCCATTGCCTATGTCCCTCCTGGTCAAGATGCAACAGTAGCTTATCCAACTCTAGATTTTAAGTTCAGAAATGATTCAAATGGCTATCTTCTTATCCGTAGTTCCATCAATAACAATACATTATTGTTTAGTCTAGTCATTTTCTCATAA
- a CDS encoding IS3 family transposase, which translates to MVHELRRKYKVNELVKMAGIPRSTYYYYTKSQSKLDKYATIRPVMKQIFTDNKGRYGYRRVTAKLKKQGMVINHKTVMRLMKESNLHCFVRIKKYNSYRGDVGKVAPNLLNREFQAAKPNEKWVTDITEFHLYGQKIYLSPILDLYNGEIISYDISNHPRFSQVMVMLDRAFKKIPDNTGS; encoded by the coding sequence ATAGTACACGAGCTAAGGCGTAAATATAAAGTCAATGAGCTAGTAAAAATGGCTGGTATACCTCGAAGCACATATTACTATTACACTAAATCCCAAAGTAAACTAGACAAGTATGCTACGATTCGGCCAGTTATGAAGCAAATCTTCACTGATAATAAGGGTCGTTATGGTTATCGTCGGGTAACCGCTAAACTAAAGAAACAAGGTATGGTCATCAACCATAAAACGGTAATGAGGCTAATGAAAGAATCAAACCTACATTGCTTTGTACGAATAAAAAAATACAATTCGTATCGAGGTGATGTAGGTAAAGTTGCACCAAACCTGTTAAATCGCGAATTTCAAGCAGCCAAACCTAATGAAAAGTGGGTTACTGATATCACAGAGTTTCATCTGTATGGTCAGAAGATATATTTATCTCCCATTTTGGATTTGTATAATGGAGAAATTATCAGCTACGACATTTCTAATCATCCTCGATTTTCACAGGTTATGGTAATGTTAGATCGGGCTTTTAAAAAGATACCTGACAATACCGGGAGTTAA
- a CDS encoding DUF1659 domain-containing protein translates to MAVISSAKDTVMVVTYQTGLTPEGSPKLSQRSFPNLKSDALDQDVYDVATALYGLQDYPLIGVRRDNRFDLAE, encoded by the coding sequence ATGGCTGTTATCTCAAGTGCTAAAGACACAGTGATGGTAGTAACCTATCAAACCGGTTTAACCCCAGAAGGCTCTCCGAAACTCAGTCAGCGTAGCTTCCCGAATCTGAAATCTGACGCCCTGGACCAAGACGTCTATGACGTGGCCACTGCCCTGTATGGACTTCAAGATTACCCACTAATCGGGGTACGTCGGGACAACCGTTTTGACCTCGCGGAGTAA
- a CDS encoding DUF2922 domain-containing protein: MASTSKKVLRMTFNNALGSAVSFTLPEPKVDLTAVQIEAVMDQMIAKNIFLTSGGALVSKRDIKIIDTTTDDLYEIPVA, translated from the coding sequence ATGGCTAGTACAAGCAAAAAAGTCTTACGCATGACCTTTAACAATGCTCTTGGGAGTGCGGTAAGTTTCACCCTGCCAGAACCTAAAGTGGATCTGACTGCTGTTCAGATCGAAGCAGTCATGGATCAGATGATCGCCAAGAATATCTTCTTGACATCCGGTGGTGCGCTCGTATCTAAACGAGATATCAAGATCATCGATACGACAACCGACGACCTTTACGAAATACCTGTAGCGTAA
- a CDS encoding acyltransferase family protein produces MKTTSLRSRIPWVDTLKGLCMIFVIISHAYPPTVWIRLYTPFFLSGFFFASGYTFNMRDSFKNFFLQKVRTILVPLVFLSLINGVVGVLFKNIPFYVRLLGILIQQADGYESLWFFACLFVCELMFYVIVRYSTNEKVVLLISHLIGIVGFVYIAWGGVHLPWQFEIACVSSVFVSWGFVYRLHEEKIKNILNHPIVLAGMIIIYLVLCLMYDNDVNIHEERFGFQWLFVLEALIATAIVLLISQLLGKKKFLGFVGTHSIIYFSFQGFLLQSLRSVLGHLGVINTVVLCVIPVIVAISILSITALIIYKYLPFMVGKPIRKVRSKDQ; encoded by the coding sequence ATGAAGACAACAAGTTTACGGAGCAGGATCCCGTGGGTTGACACATTAAAGGGTCTGTGCATGATTTTTGTCATTATATCTCATGCATATCCACCTACAGTTTGGATCAGGTTATATACACCGTTTTTTTTATCTGGATTTTTCTTTGCAAGCGGTTATACCTTTAATATGCGGGATTCTTTTAAGAATTTCTTCCTGCAGAAGGTTCGAACGATTTTAGTTCCATTGGTTTTCCTGAGTCTAATTAATGGTGTTGTAGGTGTACTGTTTAAGAATATTCCTTTCTATGTGCGCTTGCTTGGAATTCTAATTCAACAAGCGGACGGATATGAATCTCTGTGGTTTTTTGCATGTTTATTTGTTTGTGAACTCATGTTTTATGTGATTGTTCGATATTCCACAAATGAAAAGGTGGTCCTTCTCATATCTCACCTGATTGGAATTGTCGGATTTGTTTATATTGCATGGGGTGGCGTCCATCTGCCGTGGCAGTTTGAAATCGCCTGTGTTTCGTCTGTTTTTGTTTCGTGGGGATTTGTATACCGGCTACATGAGGAAAAAATTAAGAATATTCTAAATCACCCAATTGTGTTGGCAGGAATGATTATTATTTATCTGGTACTCTGCCTAATGTATGATAATGATGTGAATATTCATGAGGAACGGTTTGGTTTCCAGTGGCTTTTTGTGCTGGAGGCATTGATTGCAACAGCGATTGTTCTGTTAATTTCTCAGCTACTAGGAAAAAAGAAATTTCTTGGGTTTGTTGGAACTCATTCTATTATCTATTTTTCATTCCAGGGATTTTTGCTACAAAGCCTCCGATCCGTGTTAGGCCATTTAGGAGTAATAAATACGGTTGTCTTGTGCGTGATTCCAGTTATTGTTGCGATTTCGATATTAAGTATAACAGCATTAATAATATACAAATATTTACCATTTATGGTAGGAAAACCAATAAGAAAGGTAAGATCAAAGGATCAATAA
- a CDS encoding O-antigen ligase family protein, which produces MEVNSRKKKLISFNKIPKLFIFLILTYSFFRGTAISGFSMFSGLGMIDHFFSVCRYIGIALMLVRGAYYLLLGLKKGKVNVSIYLILLSLLLLLTTYSTWKSGVDMEQCISFVVNIAVAAFYFHWIILSKDTEELELFTISLNILQFVNLFTIILFYGGMEYANSSTVMGSVGDVYFLGYDNGLISFVLPTIVLNYYLLQIRGKNIYKLFNLICILQVVITLSVTGIIGLFLILVLMKSRNLYKMLSGKKAIVVSGILFIGLISMQLQKLFSILLNAYNIGLTLGGRTVIWGWALEYIKESPLIGYGYNIERAKTVFFWRIGVSGAHNQILDVLLHSGIVGLFLFLVIVAVPLGRLGKIYRHEHMKYQKLLIISISVYLVIMMVESYSAYSSYPLLFVLLEFAWDMKRRMSQNASIIIKA; this is translated from the coding sequence TTGGAAGTTAATTCACGAAAAAAAAAATTGATTTCTTTTAATAAAATTCCCAAACTGTTTATATTTCTCATTCTGACATACAGCTTTTTTAGAGGCACCGCCATATCTGGATTTTCAATGTTTAGCGGACTAGGAATGATAGATCACTTTTTTTCAGTTTGTAGATATATCGGTATTGCTTTGATGCTCGTTCGCGGAGCATATTATCTTTTATTAGGACTGAAAAAAGGGAAGGTAAATGTTTCTATTTATTTGATATTATTGTCTCTGCTACTTCTTTTAACGACATATTCTACTTGGAAGTCCGGCGTTGATATGGAACAATGTATAAGTTTCGTTGTGAACATTGCAGTGGCTGCATTTTATTTTCATTGGATTATACTCAGTAAAGATACAGAAGAGTTGGAATTATTCACAATAAGTTTGAATATCTTACAGTTTGTGAATTTATTTACAATTATACTGTTTTATGGAGGAATGGAGTACGCGAATAGTTCAACTGTTATGGGTAGCGTTGGAGATGTTTACTTTCTTGGCTATGATAATGGTCTTATTTCGTTTGTGTTGCCGACAATTGTTTTGAATTATTATCTTTTACAGATTCGGGGCAAAAATATTTATAAATTGTTTAACTTAATATGTATTTTGCAAGTTGTTATTACACTATCTGTAACAGGAATAATAGGTTTGTTTTTGATCTTGGTTCTGATGAAATCACGTAATTTATATAAAATGCTATCTGGTAAAAAAGCAATTGTTGTATCTGGGATTTTATTTATAGGCTTGATTTCAATGCAACTTCAGAAGTTGTTTAGTATTCTTTTGAATGCATATAATATAGGCTTAACTCTGGGTGGCAGAACTGTCATATGGGGCTGGGCTTTGGAATACATCAAAGAATCACCACTCATCGGATATGGTTATAATATAGAGCGAGCAAAGACAGTATTTTTTTGGAGGATTGGAGTTTCGGGCGCTCATAATCAAATATTGGATGTTTTGCTTCATTCCGGAATAGTAGGTCTATTTCTTTTTTTGGTAATTGTAGCTGTCCCGCTGGGGAGACTTGGTAAGATTTATAGGCATGAGCATATGAAGTATCAAAAGCTACTTATTATAAGTATAAGTGTCTACCTAGTTATTATGATGGTAGAATCATATAGCGCCTATTCCAGTTACCCGTTGCTTTTTGTTCTTTTGGAATTTGCGTGGGATATGAAAAGGAGGATGAGTCAAAATGCGTCAATTATTATCAAAGCTTAA
- a CDS encoding glycosyltransferase family 1 protein, which produces MRNRRFVIDGYFLAEKRPVGLHRFSTEIVRELDAGLDCSNIEIAVPSKEDIHVQFKNLKIVEVAPWLMKKGKSGMKIWQKVAYPLYVARVNGVSVDLAFAQQLFKCDICAVFDCITLKYPRNFPGAKEKIARKLNAYRIIKSARKAKKVITLSNDAKKDIIKYIGIPEDKIVVISCAWQHINNIGYDDEILSKLPQGFDKENYFFALGSRYFHKNIKWIIKSAKQNANECFVITGTNFQKSSDMEDDIPDNVFFTGYLSDEEIKSLMKYCKAFIQPSFYEGFGIPPLEALSEGSQIIVAKASCLPEIYGDTAHYIDPYNYENIDLKRIMASNVCNARVALEKYSWKKSAETFYNMLMNDL; this is translated from the coding sequence ATGAGGAATAGAAGATTCGTTATAGACGGATATTTTTTAGCCGAAAAACGACCCGTTGGATTGCATAGATTTTCAACCGAAATTGTTCGTGAGCTTGATGCAGGGCTTGACTGCAGTAATATTGAAATAGCTGTTCCGTCCAAGGAAGATATTCATGTTCAATTTAAGAATCTCAAAATTGTTGAAGTTGCACCATGGCTAATGAAAAAAGGAAAAAGCGGAATGAAGATCTGGCAAAAGGTAGCATATCCGCTTTATGTGGCTCGTGTAAACGGCGTTTCTGTCGATTTGGCATTTGCTCAGCAACTATTCAAATGTGATATTTGTGCTGTTTTTGATTGCATTACTCTAAAATATCCACGAAATTTTCCGGGAGCAAAGGAAAAAATTGCACGAAAGCTAAATGCATACCGAATCATCAAGTCTGCTAGAAAGGCAAAAAAGGTAATTACTCTGAGCAATGATGCTAAAAAGGATATTATTAAATATATTGGCATTCCAGAGGATAAAATCGTCGTTATCAGTTGTGCATGGCAGCATATTAACAATATTGGCTATGACGATGAAATCCTTAGTAAACTGCCGCAGGGATTTGATAAAGAAAATTATTTCTTTGCCTTGGGAAGTCGTTATTTCCATAAGAATATTAAATGGATCATTAAATCAGCAAAACAGAATGCGAATGAATGTTTTGTAATTACAGGTACAAATTTTCAAAAGTCATCGGACATGGAAGACGATATTCCTGACAATGTATTTTTTACGGGGTATTTGTCAGATGAAGAGATAAAGTCGTTGATGAAATATTGCAAGGCGTTTATTCAGCCATCGTTTTATGAAGGATTTGGTATTCCACCATTAGAAGCATTGAGCGAAGGAAGCCAGATTATTGTGGCTAAAGCATCATGTTTGCCGGAAATCTATGGTGATACGGCTCATTATATTGACCCTTATAACTATGAAAATATTGATTTAAAAAGAATAATGGCTTCAAATGTTTGTAATGCTCGTGTAGCACTTGAAAAATATTCATGGAAAAAATCTGCGGAAACTTTCTATAATATGCTGATGAATGACTTGTAA
- a CDS encoding glycosyltransferase family 2 protein encodes MADSSWLVSVVITTHNRRNLLERALKSVLNQTYKNLEIIVVDDNSSDDTEDYIRQVMKRDHRVKYKKIPLEETRGGNYARNTGIRMASGETVAFLDDDDEWKPDKTEIQVNYLNDNTRIKAVSCDLEYVYVIGGKEYVSYSNLKINHQPYDFFVSSWMNVTSTMMIYKGILDAIGGFDENIPAIQEIELSYRVCMSCEVDIIKKPLIRYYQYLGNSTQITNNVNKYLLALNYIETKFEKELACLTTDQRQRLEQNNIRNVSYRYLRSNCRKEYRKTLKPFLKNNGLKNWLEYILSFLFKYEIITKLESKLYVLKKRK; translated from the coding sequence ATGGCCGATAGCAGCTGGTTGGTGTCTGTAGTAATTACTACACACAACCGAAGAAATTTATTAGAGCGCGCATTAAAAAGTGTGTTGAATCAGACATATAAAAATCTTGAAATCATTGTTGTAGATGACAATTCTTCCGATGATACAGAAGATTATATTAGGCAAGTGATGAAGAGAGACCATCGTGTTAAGTATAAAAAGATTCCACTTGAGGAAACCAGAGGAGGAAACTATGCCCGTAATACTGGTATCCGTATGGCAAGCGGTGAGACGGTTGCTTTTCTTGATGATGATGATGAGTGGAAACCGGATAAGACGGAAATTCAGGTTAATTACCTGAATGATAACACGAGAATCAAAGCTGTTTCATGTGATTTGGAATATGTTTATGTAATTGGAGGGAAGGAATATGTGTCTTACTCCAATTTGAAAATCAATCATCAGCCATACGACTTTTTTGTATCCAGTTGGATGAATGTGACTAGCACTATGATGATATACAAAGGAATTTTAGATGCAATTGGAGGTTTTGATGAGAACATACCAGCAATACAGGAAATTGAACTGTCGTATCGTGTTTGTATGTCATGTGAAGTAGATATCATCAAGAAGCCTCTAATCCGTTATTATCAATATTTAGGAAATAGTACACAGATTACAAACAATGTAAATAAATATTTATTAGCACTGAATTATATTGAAACAAAGTTTGAAAAGGAATTGGCTTGTTTAACAACAGACCAAAGGCAGCGGTTAGAGCAAAATAATATTCGAAATGTTTCCTATCGCTATTTGCGCAGCAATTGTAGAAAAGAGTACAGAAAAACACTGAAGCCGTTTTTGAAGAATAATGGACTAAAAAATTGGCTAGAATATATACTTTCTTTCTTATTCAAATATGAAATTATTACTAAACTAGAGTCTAAGTTGTATGTTTTGAAAAAACGCAAATGA
- a CDS encoding helix-turn-helix domain-containing protein produces MVIKGQKLKHYSGDFKLSAVEEVLTDHMGLRETARKYGVTHKMVQTWIRLFLEKGKDSLYSNASKHKTTLINEVPPTQISDFKDQVTPRKLRHPKVDESSLPDEIRNELNKLRMENEYLKKLNALVRKKEKSQTRIKLK; encoded by the coding sequence ATGGTTATCAAAGGTCAAAAACTGAAGCACTACTCTGGAGACTTTAAACTAAGTGCAGTTGAAGAAGTGCTAACCGATCATATGGGTCTAAGAGAGACAGCACGAAAATATGGAGTAACTCATAAGATGGTTCAAACCTGGATTCGTTTGTTTCTTGAAAAAGGTAAGGATTCTCTTTACTCTAATGCCTCAAAACATAAAACGACGTTGATTAATGAAGTTCCACCCACACAAATCTCAGATTTTAAAGACCAAGTTACGCCACGAAAGCTAAGGCATCCCAAAGTGGACGAGTCTTCATTGCCTGATGAAATTCGTAATGAACTCAATAAGTTACGAATGGAGAATGAATATCTAAAAAAATTGAACGCCTTAGTCCGGAAAAAGGAAAAGTCACAAACAAGGATAAAGCTCAAATAG
- a CDS encoding helix-turn-helix transcriptional regulator, translating into MSERSQVIYAGRTMRDARLKAGIGSQRELADRTGIAPSIISDLERGRRSMSPNWSKRISEALSAYSTDLTR; encoded by the coding sequence ATGAGTGAGAGGAGTCAAGTGATTTACGCAGGACGAACCATGAGAGATGCTCGCCTAAAGGCTGGCATTGGTAGTCAAAGAGAATTAGCTGATAGGACAGGTATTGCTCCGAGTATCATCAGTGATTTGGAACGGGGGCGACGCTCGATGAGCCCAAATTGGTCGAAGAGAATTTCCGAGGCTCTAAGTGCTTACAGTACAGATCTGACGAGATAA